In Pseudomonas sp. R76, one genomic interval encodes:
- a CDS encoding MATE family efflux transporter — MNTATTALSRPARVSREVRSLLTLALPIMIGQLATTAMGFVDAVMAGRVSPRDLAAVALGNSIWIPVYLLMTGTLLATTPKVAQRFGAGNHTEIGPLVRQSLWLAVVVGLTALLMLVSAEPILHAMKVDPELIKPCMAYLHGIASGMPAIALYYVLRCFSDGLGRTRPSMVMGLCGLALNIPLNYVFIYGHFGVPAMGGVGCGWATAIVMWVMMLGLAAWTRWAPAYQSSELFKRFDWPKWSVIKRVLGIGLPIGIAVFAESSIFAVIALLIGSLGANVVAGHQIALNFSSLVFMIPYSLSMAVTVRVGQALGRGEPREARFAAGVGMGTALTYACLSCSLMLLFREQIATIYTPDPSVIHVASMLIVFAALFQFSDAIQVTAAGALRGYQDTRVTMVLTLFAYWGVGLPVGYALGLTDWLGAASGPSGLWQGLIVGLSCAAAMLVIRLTRSARRRIRLV, encoded by the coding sequence GTGAACACCGCCACCACCGCCCTCTCCCGCCCCGCCCGCGTCAGCCGTGAGGTGCGCAGCCTGCTGACCCTGGCCCTGCCGATCATGATCGGCCAATTGGCGACCACGGCCATGGGCTTTGTCGATGCGGTGATGGCCGGGCGTGTGAGCCCGCGAGACCTGGCGGCGGTGGCGCTGGGTAACTCGATCTGGATTCCGGTGTACCTGCTGATGACCGGCACCTTGCTGGCCACCACGCCTAAAGTCGCCCAGCGTTTCGGCGCCGGCAACCACACCGAGATCGGCCCGCTGGTGCGCCAATCCTTGTGGCTGGCCGTGGTGGTGGGGCTCACTGCGCTGCTGATGCTGGTCAGCGCCGAGCCGATCCTGCATGCGATGAAGGTCGACCCCGAGCTGATCAAGCCGTGCATGGCCTACCTGCACGGCATCGCCTCGGGCATGCCGGCCATCGCCCTGTATTACGTGCTGCGCTGCTTCAGCGATGGCCTGGGCCGTACGCGGCCGAGCATGGTCATGGGCCTGTGCGGCCTGGCACTGAATATCCCGCTGAACTACGTGTTCATTTATGGCCATTTCGGCGTGCCGGCCATGGGCGGTGTGGGCTGTGGCTGGGCCACGGCAATCGTGATGTGGGTGATGATGCTCGGCCTGGCCGCCTGGACCCGCTGGGCACCGGCCTACCAGAGCAGCGAGTTGTTCAAGCGATTCGACTGGCCAAAATGGTCGGTGATCAAGCGCGTGTTGGGCATCGGCCTGCCGATTGGTATCGCGGTGTTTGCCGAATCGAGCATTTTTGCGGTGATCGCGCTGCTGATCGGCAGCCTGGGCGCCAACGTGGTGGCCGGGCACCAGATTGCGCTGAACTTCAGCTCGCTGGTGTTCATGATCCCTTACTCGCTGAGCATGGCCGTCACCGTACGTGTCGGCCAGGCCCTGGGCCGCGGCGAACCGCGGGAGGCACGCTTTGCCGCCGGGGTCGGCATGGGCACGGCACTGACTTACGCCTGCCTGTCCTGCAGCCTGATGCTGCTGTTTCGCGAACAGATTGCCACGATCTATACGCCTGACCCGTCAGTGATCCACGTGGCGTCGATGCTGATTGTGTTTGCGGCGCTGTTCCAGTTTTCCGACGCGATCCAGGTCACGGCCGCCGGCGCATTGCGTGGCTACCAGGACACGCGGGTGACCATGGTGCTGACCTTGTTCGCTTACTGGGGCGTGGGCTTGCCGGTCGGTTACGCCCTGGGGCTGACCGACTGGCTGGGTGCAGCCAGCGGGCCGAGCGGCCTGTGGCAGGGGCTGATCGTGGGCCTGAGCTGCGCCGCCGCGATGCTGGTGATCCGCCTGACACGCAGCGCGCGCCGGCGGATTCGCCTGGTTTAA
- the pdxB gene encoding 4-phosphoerythronate dehydrogenase PdxB gives MLIVADENIPLLDAFFEGFGEIRRVPGRSIDRATVEQADVLLVRSVTNVNRALLEGTQVRFVGTCTIGTDHLDLDYFKQAGINWSSAPGCNARGVVDYVLGSLQTLAEIEGADLNQRTYGVVGAGEVGGRLVKVLKGLGWNVLVCDPPRQIAEDGDYVSLEQIIQQCDVISLHTPLTKSGNGSTWHLFDRERLNRLKPGTWLINASRGPVVDNAALREVLLEREDLQAVLDVWEGEPEVDVDLADLCVLATPHIAGYSLDGKQRGTAQIYQAFCAHLGQEPSIHLNDLLPQPWLAEVHLNASTDPAWALATLCRSVYDPRRDDADFRRSLVGTVQEQRKAFDLLRKHYPERREIDGLKVRINGESAVLSTIVSALGAVSL, from the coding sequence ATGCTGATTGTTGCCGACGAAAATATCCCGCTGCTCGATGCATTCTTCGAAGGGTTTGGCGAGATTCGCCGGGTGCCCGGCCGTTCCATCGATCGCGCCACGGTCGAGCAGGCCGATGTGCTGCTGGTGCGCTCGGTGACCAACGTCAACCGCGCCTTGCTGGAAGGCACACAGGTACGTTTTGTCGGCACCTGCACCATCGGCACCGATCACCTGGACCTCGACTATTTCAAGCAGGCCGGGATCAACTGGTCCAGCGCACCCGGCTGCAATGCGCGCGGCGTGGTCGACTATGTGCTGGGCAGCCTGCAGACCCTGGCCGAAATCGAAGGCGCCGACCTCAATCAGCGCACCTACGGCGTCGTCGGTGCCGGTGAAGTCGGTGGGCGGCTGGTCAAGGTGCTCAAGGGCCTGGGCTGGAACGTGCTGGTCTGCGACCCGCCACGCCAGATCGCCGAAGACGGTGACTACGTCAGCCTGGAGCAGATCATCCAGCAATGCGATGTGATCAGCCTGCACACGCCGCTGACCAAATCCGGCAATGGCTCCACCTGGCACCTGTTTGACCGCGAGCGCCTCAATCGGCTCAAGCCCGGCACCTGGCTGATCAACGCCAGCCGTGGCCCGGTGGTGGATAACGCCGCCCTGCGCGAGGTGCTGCTGGAACGCGAGGACCTGCAAGCGGTGTTGGACGTGTGGGAAGGCGAGCCCGAAGTGGACGTCGACCTGGCCGACCTGTGCGTGCTGGCGACCCCGCATATCGCCGGTTACAGCCTTGACGGCAAACAACGCGGCACCGCGCAGATTTACCAGGCGTTCTGCGCTCACCTGGGCCAGGAACCCAGCATCCATTTAAATGACCTGCTGCCGCAACCGTGGTTGGCCGAGGTGCACTTGAACGCGTCCACCGACCCGGCCTGGGCGCTGGCGACCCTGTGTCGCAGCGTGTACGACCCGCGCCGCGATGACGCGGATTTCCGCCGCAGCCTGGTAGGCACCGTGCAAGAGCAGCGCAAGGCATTCGACCTGCTGCGCAAGCACTATCCGGAGCGTCGTGAGATTGATGGCTTGAAGGTGCGCATCAATGGCGAGTCGGCGGTATTGTCGACTATTGTCTCGGCATTGGGCGCGGTCAGCCTTTAA
- a CDS encoding PA1571 family protein, with the protein MTLQHSSEAKIEVIRQPQQLPCSYFDAKGREVQITEEMIQQACSELEQRLVKPAKQG; encoded by the coding sequence ATGACCTTGCAACATAGCAGCGAAGCCAAGATTGAAGTAATCCGCCAGCCGCAGCAGTTGCCTTGCTCGTACTTCGATGCAAAGGGCCGCGAAGTGCAGATTACCGAAGAGATGATCCAGCAAGCGTGCAGCGAACTGGAACAGCGACTGGTCAAGCCTGCCAAGCAAGGCTGA
- a CDS encoding ATP-binding cassette domain-containing protein has translation MTLLKFSDVSLAFGAMPLLDKVSWQIARGERVCIIGRNGTGKSSMMKLVKGDQKPDDGSVWRAPGLKIGELPQELPVADGRTVFDVVAEGLDGVGELLAQYHHLAQNCVTEEDLDKLMHVQQDLEARDGWRLQQLVDSTLSRLQLPADKTLAELSGGWRRRVLLAQALVSEPDLLLLDEPTNHLDIGAIAWLEEALKDFQGAVLFITHDRSFLQNLATRILELDRGGLIDWNGDYASFLVHKEATLAAEETANALFDKKLAQEEVWIRQGIKARRTRNEGRVRALKALRVERSERRERTGKANIQLDTADKSGKQVMVLENVSFHHPDGPFLIKDFSMVLQRGDRIGLLGANGTGKTTLLKLMLNGLQPTSGTVEEGTRIDVAYFDQLRHQLDLEKTVIDNVAEGRDFIDIDGQSRHVLSYLGDFLFSPQRARTPVKALSGGERARLLLAKLFSKPANLLVLDEPTNDLDVETLELLEEVLLTFNGTVLMVSHDRAFLDNVVTSTLVFEGEGKVREYVGGYQDWLRQGGSPRLLGVTESKSGKADLTSAVVAPVAAAAAPVQEAAPSAKKKLSYKLQRELEALPGDIDAKEQQIAAVEAEMADAGFYLRPAAETAKVIASLETLNQELEVLVERWAELDA, from the coding sequence ATGACCCTGCTCAAATTCAGCGATGTGTCCCTTGCTTTCGGCGCTATGCCGTTGTTGGACAAGGTGTCCTGGCAGATCGCCCGTGGTGAGCGGGTGTGCATCATCGGCCGCAACGGCACCGGCAAGTCCAGCATGATGAAGCTGGTCAAGGGCGACCAGAAGCCCGATGACGGCTCTGTTTGGCGCGCCCCGGGCCTGAAGATCGGCGAATTGCCGCAAGAATTGCCGGTGGCCGACGGACGGACAGTGTTCGACGTGGTCGCCGAAGGCCTCGACGGCGTTGGCGAGCTGCTCGCGCAATACCATCACCTGGCGCAGAACTGCGTCACCGAGGAAGACCTGGACAAGCTGATGCACGTCCAGCAAGACCTCGAAGCCCGTGATGGCTGGCGCTTGCAGCAACTGGTCGACAGCACCCTGAGCCGCCTGCAACTGCCGGCCGACAAGACCCTCGCCGAGCTGTCCGGCGGCTGGCGTCGTCGCGTGCTGCTGGCCCAGGCGCTGGTGTCCGAGCCGGACCTGCTGCTGCTCGACGAACCAACCAACCACCTGGACATCGGCGCAATCGCCTGGCTTGAAGAAGCCCTCAAGGATTTCCAGGGCGCCGTGCTGTTCATCACGCACGACCGTTCCTTCCTGCAGAACCTGGCCACGCGCATCCTCGAACTGGACCGTGGCGGCCTGATCGACTGGAACGGCGACTACGCCAGCTTCCTGGTGCACAAAGAGGCCACGCTGGCCGCTGAAGAAACCGCCAACGCGCTGTTCGACAAAAAGCTGGCCCAGGAAGAAGTCTGGATCCGCCAGGGCATCAAGGCCCGTCGCACCCGTAACGAAGGCCGTGTACGCGCGCTGAAAGCCCTGCGGGTTGAGCGCAGCGAACGTCGCGAGCGCACCGGCAAGGCCAATATCCAGTTGGATACCGCCGATAAGTCGGGCAAGCAGGTGATGGTGCTGGAGAACGTCAGCTTCCATCACCCGGATGGCCCGTTCCTGATCAAGGACTTCTCGATGGTCCTGCAGCGCGGCGACCGTATCGGCCTGCTGGGCGCCAACGGCACCGGCAAGACCACCTTGCTCAAGCTGATGCTCAATGGCCTGCAACCGACCAGCGGCACCGTGGAAGAGGGCACGCGCATCGACGTGGCGTACTTCGACCAGTTGCGCCACCAGTTGGACCTGGAAAAAACCGTAATCGACAACGTCGCCGAAGGTCGCGACTTTATCGACATCGACGGCCAGAGCCGCCACGTGCTGAGCTACCTGGGCGACTTCCTATTCAGCCCGCAGCGTGCGCGGACGCCGGTCAAAGCCTTGTCTGGTGGTGAGCGTGCGCGCCTGCTGCTGGCCAAGCTGTTCAGCAAACCAGCCAACCTGCTGGTGCTCGACGAACCGACCAACGACCTCGACGTGGAAACCCTCGAGCTGCTGGAAGAGGTCTTGCTGACCTTCAACGGCACCGTGCTGATGGTCAGCCACGACCGGGCATTCCTCGACAACGTGGTCACCAGCACCCTGGTCTTCGAAGGCGAAGGCAAGGTGCGTGAATACGTCGGTGGTTATCAGGACTGGCTGCGCCAGGGCGGCTCGCCGCGCCTGCTGGGCGTGACCGAGAGCAAGTCCGGCAAGGCCGACCTGACCTCGGCAGTGGTGGCGCCGGTTGCCGCTGCGGCGGCACCGGTTCAGGAAGCTGCGCCGTCTGCGAAGAAGAAGCTCAGCTACAAACTGCAGCGTGAACTGGAAGCCTTGCCGGGTGATATCGACGCCAAGGAACAGCAGATCGCGGCAGTAGAAGCAGAAATGGCTGACGCGGGTTTCTACCTGCGTCCGGCGGCGGAAACCGCCAAGGTCATCGCTTCCCTGGAAACGTTGAACCAGGAGCTGGAAGTGTTGGTTGAGCGTTGGGCTGAGCTGGATGCCTGA
- a CDS encoding universal stress protein, with amino-acid sequence MPNEHSYKHILVAVDLTEECDPVIKRAQASAIANGAKLSLVHIVEPMAMAFGGDVPMDLSQLQQQQFDQAKERLDRLILKYPHLQKDDCHLTYGQPRQEIHHLAKEKACDLIVVGSHGRHGLALLLGSTANDVLHGAPCDVLAVKLVKDTNK; translated from the coding sequence ATGCCCAACGAACATTCCTACAAACATATCCTGGTCGCTGTCGATCTGACCGAAGAGTGCGACCCAGTGATCAAGCGCGCGCAGGCTTCAGCAATCGCTAACGGCGCCAAGCTGTCACTCGTGCATATCGTCGAGCCTATGGCGATGGCCTTTGGTGGCGACGTGCCCATGGACCTTTCCCAATTGCAGCAACAACAATTTGATCAGGCCAAAGAGCGCCTGGATCGCTTGATCCTCAAGTACCCGCATCTGCAAAAAGACGACTGCCACCTCACATACGGCCAACCGCGCCAGGAGATCCACCATCTTGCCAAGGAAAAGGCTTGCGACCTGATCGTGGTTGGCAGCCATGGCCGACACGGCCTCGCGCTGCTGCTGGGTTCTACCGCCAATGATGTGCTGCACGGCGCACCGTGTGATGTGCTGGCGGTGAAGCTGGTCAAAGACACCAACAAGTAA
- a CDS encoding ABC transporter transmembrane domain-containing protein, whose protein sequence is MPSMFSVRQRRAIRLASRFIAPYRWQALGALLALIVTAGITLSMGQGIRLLVDQGFMTQSPHLLNQSIGLFMILVLGLAVGTFARFYLVSWIGERVVADIRRQVFNHLIYLHPGFYENNRSSEIQSRLTTDTTLLQSVIGSSLSLFLRNALMVIGGIVLLFVTNPKLTSIVVIALPLVLAPILIFGRRVRSLSRLSQDRIADVGSYVSETLGQIKTVQAYNHQVQDEQRFAVTVEEAFATARKRIVQRAWLITLVIMLVLGAVGVMLWVGGMDVIGGRISGGELAAFVFYSLIVGSAVGTLSEVLGELQRAAGAAERIGELLQSSNEIQAPVAGTVQLPARVSGRMELQDLRFSYPSRPDSYAIDGLSLTINPGETLALVGPSGAGKSTIFDLLLRFYDPQQGRILLEGHALTDLDPMDLRRHFALVSQSPALFFGSVEENIRYGNPSATREQVEAAARIAHAHDFILQMPDGYQTHLGDGGMGLSGGQRQRLAIARALLVDAPILLLDEATSALDAQSEHLIQQALPQLMQGRTTLVIAHRLATVKNADRIAVMDQGKLVAVGTHQQLIASNPLYARLAALQFSDGVDIE, encoded by the coding sequence ATGCCCTCCATGTTCTCAGTCCGACAACGCCGTGCGATTCGCCTGGCCAGCCGCTTCATCGCGCCCTACCGTTGGCAGGCGCTGGGCGCCCTGTTGGCGTTGATCGTCACGGCGGGCATCACCTTGTCCATGGGGCAGGGCATTCGCCTGTTGGTCGATCAGGGGTTCATGACCCAGTCGCCGCACCTGCTCAACCAGTCCATCGGCCTGTTCATGATTCTGGTGCTGGGCCTGGCGGTGGGTACATTTGCGCGGTTTTACCTGGTGTCGTGGATCGGCGAGCGGGTCGTAGCGGACATCCGCCGGCAGGTGTTCAACCACTTGATTTACCTGCACCCCGGCTTTTACGAAAACAACCGCAGCTCGGAAATCCAGTCACGCCTGACCACCGACACCACCTTGCTGCAATCGGTGATCGGCTCGTCACTGTCGCTGTTCCTGCGCAACGCCTTGATGGTCATCGGCGGCATCGTGTTGCTGTTTGTCACCAACCCCAAACTCACCAGCATCGTGGTGATTGCGCTGCCGCTGGTGCTGGCGCCGATCCTGATCTTCGGGCGTCGCGTACGCAGCCTGTCGCGCCTGAGCCAGGACCGTATCGCCGACGTCGGCAGTTATGTGTCCGAGACCCTCGGCCAGATCAAGACCGTACAGGCCTACAACCATCAGGTGCAGGACGAACAACGCTTTGCCGTCACCGTGGAAGAGGCCTTTGCCACCGCGCGCAAACGTATCGTGCAGCGCGCCTGGCTGATTACCCTGGTGATCATGCTGGTGCTCGGCGCTGTCGGCGTGATGCTGTGGGTCGGTGGGATGGACGTGATCGGCGGGCGCATTTCCGGTGGTGAGTTGGCCGCGTTTGTGTTTTACAGCTTGATCGTTGGCAGCGCCGTCGGCACCTTGAGCGAAGTGCTCGGTGAACTGCAGCGTGCCGCGGGTGCTGCCGAACGGATTGGCGAGTTGCTGCAGTCGAGCAACGAAATCCAGGCGCCCGTTGCCGGCACCGTGCAGTTGCCGGCGCGGGTCAGTGGTCGCATGGAACTGCAAGACCTGCGCTTTTCCTACCCGTCGCGGCCGGACAGCTACGCCATCGACGGCCTGAGCCTGACCATCAATCCCGGCGAAACACTGGCATTGGTGGGCCCGTCCGGCGCGGGTAAATCGACAATCTTTGACCTGCTGCTGCGTTTCTACGACCCCCAGCAAGGCCGCATTCTGCTGGAAGGCCACGCGCTGACCGATCTCGACCCCATGGACCTGCGCCGCCACTTCGCCCTGGTGTCCCAAAGCCCGGCGCTGTTTTTTGGCAGCGTTGAAGAGAACATCCGCTACGGCAACCCGTCCGCCACGCGCGAACAGGTGGAAGCCGCCGCGCGTATCGCCCACGCCCACGACTTCATCCTGCAAATGCCCGACGGCTACCAAACCCACCTGGGAGACGGCGGCATGGGCCTTTCAGGCGGCCAGCGCCAACGCCTGGCCATCGCCCGCGCGTTGCTGGTGGACGCGCCGATCCTGCTGCTGGACGAAGCCACCAGCGCCCTCGATGCCCAGAGCGAACACTTGATCCAACAGGCGCTACCGCAGTTGATGCAGGGCCGTACCACGCTGGTGATTGCGCACAGATTGGCGACGGTGAAGAACGCCGACCGCATTGCTGTGATGGACCAGGGCAAGCTGGTGGCGGTGGGCACGCACCAGCAGTTGATTGCGAGCAACCCGCTGTATGCGCGGTTGGCGGCGTTGCAGTTCAGTGATGGAGTGGACATTGAATGA
- a CDS encoding transglycosylase SLT domain-containing protein: protein MRSRLFNFLSCLLLSATAVQSAQAVDLTTQRQYYDEAKRALAKGDSGPYMQYSQALADYPLTPYLAYDELTARLKTASNEEIEQFLAKNGDLPQANWMKLRWLRWLADRGDWQTFEKYYDAKLNFVELDCLHGQYQLTHNLKAEGYKTTEKLWLTGKSQPAACDATFGQWAADGQLTEQKIWDRAKLAAEARNYALANSLVKTLPTLGAQGRLMVDVAQKPDMLSDPSRFLPANEAMSDAVGLGLRRLARQDPDKAMALLDGYASSMHFSRDEKVSIAREIGLTLARRYDPRALDVMTQYDPELRDNTVSEWRLRLLLRLARWEDAYQLTRKLPQDLATTNRWRYWQARSLELAEPKNPQPLVLYKNLAQERDFYGFLAADRSKAPYQLKNKPLVMSQALVNKVRNTPGVRRALEFYARGQIVDGRREWYHVSRHFNRDEMVAQAKLAYDMKWYFPAIRTISQAQYWDDLDIRFPMAHRDTLVREAKVRGLHSSWVFAITRQESAFMDDARSGVGASGLMQLMPGTAKETARKFSIPLASPAQVLDPDKNIQLGAAYLSQVHSQFNGNRVLASAAYNAGPGRVRQWLRGADHLSFDVWVESIPFDETRQYVQNVLSYSVIYGQKLNSPQPLVDWHERYFDDQ from the coding sequence ATGCGCAGTCGCCTTTTCAACTTTTTATCTTGCCTGCTTCTTTCCGCCACCGCCGTTCAATCCGCCCAGGCCGTGGACCTCACCACCCAACGTCAATATTACGATGAAGCCAAACGCGCCCTCGCCAAAGGCGACAGCGGCCCGTACATGCAATACAGCCAGGCCTTGGCCGACTACCCGCTGACGCCCTACCTGGCCTATGACGAACTGACCGCGCGCCTGAAAACCGCAAGCAACGAGGAAATCGAACAGTTCCTCGCCAAAAACGGCGACCTGCCCCAGGCCAACTGGATGAAACTGCGTTGGCTGCGCTGGCTGGCCGACCGTGGCGACTGGCAGACATTTGAAAAGTACTACGATGCCAAACTCAATTTCGTCGAACTGGACTGCCTGCATGGTCAATACCAGCTCACCCACAACCTCAAAGCCGAAGGCTACAAGACCACCGAAAAACTCTGGCTGACCGGTAAATCCCAGCCTGCCGCGTGTGACGCCACCTTCGGCCAGTGGGCCGCCGATGGCCAACTCACCGAACAGAAAATCTGGGATCGCGCCAAACTCGCCGCCGAAGCGCGCAACTACGCGCTGGCCAACAGCCTGGTAAAAACCCTGCCAACCCTCGGCGCCCAAGGCCGCCTGATGGTTGACGTGGCGCAAAAGCCCGACATGCTCAGCGACCCGTCGCGCTTCCTGCCGGCCAACGAGGCCATGTCCGACGCCGTAGGCCTGGGTCTGCGCCGCCTGGCACGCCAGGACCCGGACAAGGCCATGGCCCTGCTCGACGGTTACGCCAGCAGCATGCACTTCTCCCGTGACGAAAAAGTGTCGATCGCCCGCGAAATCGGCCTGACCCTGGCTCGCCGCTATGACCCGCGCGCATTGGACGTAATGACCCAATACGATCCCGAGCTGCGTGACAACACCGTTTCAGAATGGCGCCTGCGCCTGCTGTTGCGCCTGGCGCGCTGGGAAGATGCCTACCAGTTGACCCGCAAACTCCCACAAGACCTTGCGACCACCAACCGCTGGCGTTACTGGCAGGCGCGCAGCCTGGAACTGGCTGAGCCGAAGAACCCGCAACCGCTGGTGCTGTACAAAAATCTCGCCCAGGAACGTGATTTTTACGGCTTCCTGGCGGCGGATCGCTCCAAAGCGCCGTATCAGTTGAAAAACAAACCGCTGGTCATGAGCCAGGCGCTGGTCAACAAGGTCCGCAACACCCCCGGTGTACGCCGTGCGCTGGAGTTCTATGCACGTGGCCAGATCGTCGATGGCCGGCGCGAGTGGTATCACGTCAGCCGCCACTTCAACCGCGATGAAATGGTCGCCCAGGCCAAATTGGCCTATGACATGAAGTGGTACTTCCCGGCGATCCGCACCATCAGCCAGGCGCAGTATTGGGATGACCTGGATATCCGCTTCCCGATGGCGCACCGCGACACCCTGGTGCGCGAAGCCAAGGTGCGTGGCTTGCATTCGAGCTGGGTATTCGCCATCACCCGCCAGGAAAGCGCGTTCATGGACGACGCCCGCTCCGGCGTTGGCGCCAGTGGCCTGATGCAATTGATGCCCGGCACCGCCAAGGAAACCGCGCGCAAGTTCAGCATCCCGCTGGCCTCCCCGGCCCAGGTGCTGGACCCGGACAAAAACATCCAGCTCGGCGCCGCCTACCTGAGCCAGGTGCACAGCCAGTTCAACGGCAACCGCGTACTCGCCTCGGCCGCCTACAACGCCGGCCCCGGCCGCGTGCGCCAGTGGCTGCGCGGTGCCGACCACCTGAGCTTCGACGTGTGGGTGGAAAGTATCCCGTTCGACGAAACCCGTCAGTACGTGCAGAACGTGCTGTCTTATTCGGTGATCTACGGACAGAAGCTCAACTCACCGCAGCCGCTGGTGGATTGGCATGAGCGGTATTTTGATGATCAGTAA